A part of Magnetospirillum sp. ME-1 genomic DNA contains:
- the bioB gene encoding biotin synthase BioB, with amino-acid sequence MVAKDDGLRHDWSTDEIEALFALPFNDLMFQAQTVHRANFDANRVQVSRLISIKTGSCPEDCSYCPQSAHYATGLEKEKLLAVEEVVESARKAKEEGASRFCMGAAWRGPKGDDFEVAVAMIEGVKALGMETCATFGLLDKWQAQRLKDAGLDYYNHNIDTSPEHYAEVITTRTFQDRLDTLDVVRDAGLHICSGGIVGLGETRTDRARMIQTLANMPKHPDSVPINLLIPIQGTPLANAERPDSFDFIRTIAVARITMPKSFVRLSAGREGMSEEMQSLCFLAGANSVFCGQKLLTAKNAAPGQDKSLFGKLGLTPM; translated from the coding sequence ATGGTGGCGAAGGACGACGGACTCCGGCACGACTGGAGCACGGACGAGATCGAGGCGCTGTTCGCGCTTCCCTTCAACGACCTGATGTTTCAGGCGCAGACGGTGCACCGCGCCAATTTCGACGCCAACCGCGTCCAGGTGTCGCGCCTGATCTCCATCAAGACCGGGTCCTGCCCCGAGGATTGCTCCTACTGCCCCCAAAGCGCCCACTACGCCACGGGGCTGGAAAAGGAAAAGCTTCTGGCGGTGGAAGAGGTGGTCGAATCCGCCCGCAAGGCCAAGGAGGAAGGGGCGTCCCGCTTCTGCATGGGCGCCGCCTGGCGCGGCCCCAAGGGCGACGATTTCGAGGTGGCGGTGGCCATGATCGAGGGCGTCAAGGCGCTGGGCATGGAAACCTGCGCCACTTTCGGCCTGCTGGACAAGTGGCAAGCCCAGCGCCTGAAGGACGCCGGGCTCGACTATTACAACCACAACATCGACACCAGCCCCGAGCATTACGCCGAGGTGATCACCACCCGGACCTTCCAGGACCGCCTGGACACCCTGGACGTGGTGCGGGACGCCGGCCTGCACATCTGTTCGGGCGGCATCGTCGGCCTGGGCGAGACGCGGACCGACCGCGCCCGCATGATCCAGACCCTGGCCAACATGCCCAAGCATCCCGACAGCGTGCCGATCAACCTGCTGATCCCCATCCAGGGCACGCCGCTGGCCAATGCCGAGCGCCCCGATTCCTTCGACTTCATCCGCACCATCGCGGTGGCCCGCATCACCATGCCCAAATCCTTCGTCCGCCTGTCGGCCGGTCGCGAAGGCATGAGCGAGGAGATGCAGTCCCTGTGCTTCCTGGCCGGGGCCAATTCGGTGTTCTGCGGCCAGAAGCTGCTGACCGCCAAGAACGCCGCGCCGGGCCAGGACAAGAGCCTGTTCGGCAAGCTGGGCCTGACGCCCATGTAG
- the bioA gene encoding adenosylmethionine--8-amino-7-oxononanoate transaminase, translating into MTLSYDDLRALDARHVWHPFTQAGTAKPAILALGAKGASIFAADGREYLDMVSSWWVNLHGHANPAIAQAVADQAGRLEQVIFADFTHEPAARLAARVCQRLPGDLNRVFYSDDGSTAVEVALKLAHQYWRNKGQHRSIYIAFEGGYHGDTAGAMSAGHSSGYFSAWKEMLFPVQTAPFPATWDGDEEVEAKEAAALDALDMMFSTNPDRVSAVIVEPLIQGASGMRMCRPEFLVKLEAKVREHGSLLILDEVMTGFGRTGDIFACVKSGITPDLVCLSKGLTGGFLALSMTVARDGIFEAFLGQDLSKAFLHGHSYTANPIGCAAGLASLDLLEGPACQQRIKEIEATHRERLDGLKALANVAHTRLTGTVAALDVIGGGKGYQAGIGPKMKAAFLERGLLLRPLGNVLYLLPPYCITDAELHRAWDGVEDVLRILVK; encoded by the coding sequence ATGACCTTGTCCTATGACGATCTTCGGGCGCTGGACGCCCGCCATGTCTGGCATCCCTTCACCCAGGCCGGCACCGCCAAGCCGGCCATCCTGGCCCTGGGCGCCAAGGGTGCCTCCATCTTCGCCGCCGACGGGCGGGAATATCTCGACATGGTGTCGTCGTGGTGGGTCAACCTGCACGGCCACGCCAACCCGGCCATCGCCCAGGCCGTCGCCGACCAGGCCGGACGGCTGGAGCAGGTGATCTTCGCCGACTTCACCCACGAGCCCGCCGCCCGCCTCGCCGCCCGGGTCTGCCAGCGCCTGCCCGGCGATCTCAACCGGGTGTTCTATTCCGACGACGGTTCCACCGCCGTGGAAGTGGCGCTGAAGCTGGCGCATCAGTACTGGCGCAACAAGGGCCAGCACCGTTCCATCTACATCGCCTTCGAGGGCGGCTACCACGGAGACACCGCCGGCGCCATGTCGGCCGGGCATTCCTCGGGCTATTTCAGCGCCTGGAAGGAGATGCTGTTCCCGGTCCAGACCGCCCCCTTCCCCGCCACCTGGGACGGCGACGAGGAGGTGGAGGCCAAGGAGGCGGCGGCGCTGGACGCGCTGGACATGATGTTCTCCACCAATCCGGACCGCGTCTCCGCCGTGATCGTCGAGCCGCTGATCCAAGGCGCCAGCGGCATGCGCATGTGCCGCCCCGAGTTCCTGGTCAAGCTGGAGGCCAAGGTGCGCGAGCACGGCTCGCTCCTGATCCTCGACGAGGTGATGACCGGCTTCGGACGTACCGGCGACATCTTCGCCTGCGTGAAATCGGGCATCACCCCCGACCTGGTCTGCCTGTCCAAGGGACTGACCGGCGGCTTCCTGGCCCTGTCCATGACCGTGGCCCGCGACGGCATCTTCGAGGCCTTCCTGGGCCAGGACCTGTCGAAGGCCTTCCTGCACGGCCATTCCTACACCGCCAACCCCATCGGCTGCGCCGCCGGCCTGGCCTCGCTCGACCTGCTGGAAGGCCCCGCTTGCCAGCAGCGCATCAAGGAGATCGAGGCCACCCACCGGGAGCGCCTGGACGGCCTGAAAGCCCTTGCCAACGTCGCCCATACAAGGCTGACCGGCACGGTGGCGGCGCTGGACGTCATCGGCGGCGGCAAGGGGTATCAGGCCGGCATCGGACCGAAGATGAAGGCCGCCTTCCTGGAGCGCGGCCTGCTGCTGCGCCCCTTGGGCAACGTCCTTTACCTGCTGCCGCCCTACTGCATCACCGATGCCGAATTGCATCGCGCCTGGGACGGGGTGGAGGACGTTCTGCGGATTCTGGTGAAATGA
- a CDS encoding alpha/beta fold hydrolase, giving the protein MSPPLLAVHGWGFDAGFWMPVLERLPDFRGDCVDMGFYGRPKRPKVPRPLILAHSMGLAWALANIPRPWAGVLAVNAFPRFTRSPNFVDGVPPRLVERMLARFDEAPRQVTADFLVRCGIESPDTSAIAPEPLKETLSWLGQCDERTTLRMLPCPVLALAGTNDPIVPQGMSLASFAAETLVLAEGAGHLLPLTHPDWVASQVRLFAARLEA; this is encoded by the coding sequence GTGAGCCCGCCGCTGTTGGCCGTCCACGGCTGGGGCTTCGACGCCGGCTTCTGGATGCCGGTCTTGGAGCGCCTGCCCGATTTCCGGGGCGATTGCGTCGATATGGGCTTTTACGGCCGCCCCAAACGCCCCAAGGTGCCGCGCCCGCTGATCCTGGCCCATTCCATGGGGCTGGCGTGGGCGCTGGCCAACATTCCCAGGCCCTGGGCCGGGGTGCTGGCGGTCAACGCCTTTCCCCGCTTCACCCGCTCGCCCAACTTCGTCGATGGGGTGCCGCCGCGTCTGGTGGAGCGCATGCTGGCCCGCTTCGACGAAGCGCCCCGGCAGGTGACCGCCGATTTCCTCGTCCGCTGCGGCATCGAGTCTCCCGACACCTCGGCCATCGCGCCGGAACCGCTGAAAGAGACGCTGTCCTGGCTGGGCCAGTGCGACGAGCGCACCACGCTCCGCATGCTGCCCTGCCCCGTGCTGGCCCTGGCCGGCACCAATGATCCCATCGTGCCCCAGGGAATGAGTCTGGCCAGCTTCGCGGCCGAGACCCTGGTGCTGGCCGAGGGCGCGGGGCACCTGCTGCCGCTGACCCATCCCGACTGGGTGGCGTCCCAGGTCCGCCTGTTCGCCGCGAGGCTGGAGGCATGA
- a CDS encoding MgtC/SapB family protein — MSPQHLEIAIHLGSAWAAGSLVGAERSFHGRPAGFRTHALVCVASALLMLVTIYQWEWLGVVPMETVRTDPTRMAQGIMTGIGFLGAGVIFKEGLTVRGLTTAASIWMTAALGILFGVGFYSPAVAATVVTVATLALFRMVEYRMPSQFYAHHLLRFARDKAMPEAEVKGLIEGHGFTISNMSYRLCEGGSVFEYKMVIRTADRDNVERLVAGLRGLGDVLEFRVSPTGD; from the coding sequence ATGAGCCCCCAGCATCTGGAAATCGCCATTCATCTGGGCAGCGCCTGGGCCGCCGGCAGTCTGGTGGGGGCCGAGCGCAGCTTCCACGGTCGCCCCGCCGGCTTTCGCACCCACGCCCTGGTCTGTGTCGCCTCAGCCCTTTTGATGCTGGTCACCATCTATCAGTGGGAATGGCTGGGTGTGGTGCCCATGGAGACGGTGCGTACCGACCCCACCCGCATGGCCCAGGGCATCATGACCGGGATCGGCTTCCTGGGGGCGGGGGTAATCTTCAAGGAGGGGCTGACGGTGCGCGGCCTGACCACCGCCGCCTCCATCTGGATGACGGCGGCCCTGGGAATTCTGTTCGGCGTCGGGTTCTATTCCCCGGCGGTGGCGGCGACGGTGGTGACGGTGGCCACGCTGGCGCTGTTCCGCATGGTTGAATACCGTATGCCGTCGCAGTTCTACGCCCACCACCTGCTGCGTTTCGCCCGCGACAAGGCCATGCCCGAGGCCGAGGTGAAGGGCCTGATCGAAGGCCACGGCTTCACCATCTCCAACATGAGCTACCGCCTGTGCGAGGGCGGCTCGGTGTTCGAATACAAGATGGTGATCCGCACCGCCGACCGCGACAACGTGGAACGGCTGGTGGCCGGATTGCGCGGTTTGGGCGACGTGCTGGAGTTCCGGGTGTCGCCGACGGGCGATTGA
- the paaK gene encoding phenylacetate--CoA ligase PaaK, whose amino-acid sequence MSKTAHRRVPPAKDLLDPIEIASRDQISALQTERMKWSLTHAYNNVEHYRKKCQDKGVHPDDFKELKDLAKFPFTTKSDLRDTYPFGMFAVPMDDVVRVHASSGTTGKPTVVGYTQNDINMWANVMARSIRAAGGRKQDKCHVSYGYGLFTGGLGAHYGAERLGCTVIPMSGGQTEKQIQLIMDFKPELIMVTPSYMLAIADEMDRMGIDTKTCPLQVGIFGAEPWTGAMREEIEVRMGIEAVDIYGLSEVIGPGVACECVETKDGLHLWEDHFYPEIIDPHTGEVLPDGSMGELVFTSLTKEALPIIRYRTRDLTQLLPGTARSMRRMGKITGRSDDMLIIRGVNVFPTQIEELILKDYRLAPHYQLEVTRDGHLDSVTVNVEVRADQPYDDSALVAASKDLQHHIKSYIGISTKVNVLAPNSIERSMGKARRVIDKRPKA is encoded by the coding sequence ATGTCTAAGACCGCGCATCGCCGGGTTCCGCCGGCCAAGGACCTGCTCGACCCCATCGAAATCGCCAGCCGCGACCAGATTTCCGCGCTGCAGACCGAACGCATGAAATGGTCGCTGACCCATGCCTACAACAATGTCGAGCACTACCGGAAGAAGTGCCAGGACAAGGGCGTTCATCCCGACGACTTCAAGGAATTGAAGGATCTGGCCAAGTTCCCCTTCACCACCAAGTCGGACCTGCGCGACACCTACCCCTTCGGCATGTTCGCCGTGCCCATGGATGACGTGGTGCGCGTCCACGCCAGTTCGGGCACCACCGGCAAGCCCACCGTGGTCGGCTATACCCAGAACGACATCAACATGTGGGCGAACGTGATGGCGCGCTCCATCCGCGCCGCCGGCGGCCGCAAACAGGACAAGTGCCACGTCTCCTACGGCTACGGCCTGTTCACCGGCGGCCTGGGCGCCCATTACGGCGCCGAGCGCCTGGGCTGCACCGTCATCCCCATGTCGGGCGGCCAGACGGAAAAGCAGATCCAGCTGATCATGGACTTCAAGCCCGAGCTGATCATGGTCACCCCCAGCTACATGCTGGCCATCGCCGACGAGATGGACCGCATGGGGATCGACACCAAGACCTGCCCGCTGCAGGTGGGCATCTTCGGCGCCGAGCCCTGGACCGGGGCCATGCGCGAGGAAATCGAGGTCCGCATGGGCATCGAGGCGGTGGACATCTACGGCCTGTCGGAAGTGATCGGCCCCGGCGTCGCCTGCGAATGCGTCGAGACCAAGGACGGCCTGCATCTGTGGGAAGACCACTTCTACCCGGAGATCATCGATCCCCATACCGGCGAAGTGCTGCCCGACGGCTCCATGGGCGAGCTGGTGTTCACCAGCCTGACCAAGGAAGCCCTGCCCATCATCCGCTACCGCACCCGCGATCTGACCCAGCTGCTGCCGGGCACGGCGCGCTCCATGCGGCGCATGGGCAAGATCACCGGCCGGTCCGACGACATGCTGATCATCCGCGGCGTCAACGTCTTCCCGACCCAGATCGAGGAGCTGATCCTCAAGGATTACCGCCTGGCGCCCCATTACCAGCTGGAAGTCACCCGCGACGGCCACCTGGACTCGGTGACGGTCAACGTGGAAGTGCGCGCCGACCAGCCCTACGACGACAGCGCCCTGGTGGCCGCGTCCAAGGACCTGCAGCACCACATCAAGTCCTATATCGGCATCAGCACCAAGGTGAACGTGCTGGCCCCCAACTCCATCGAGCGCTCCATGGGCAAGGCCCGCCGCGTCATCGACAAGCGGCCGAAGGCGTAA
- a CDS encoding efflux RND transporter periplasmic adaptor subunit gives MTRRLLRQIPLLLILLGIAAAGVWWWWRMSAPEVALALPRRGPAVEAIYATGTVEAEKWARIAPVSPGRIAEILALEGDSVKEGQPLARLDDREARARIAELEAKAAYWREEMNRSAALTERGYRSTEATQKARSEFNQITAAINAARQKRSDLLVTSPMDGVVLKRDGEVGELAEVKDALFWVGAPHPLRITAEVDEEDIARVRIGQKVLIKADAFAERVLEARVDRITPKGDPVNKTFRVRVMLPDDTPLLVGMTTEINIITAEHTDALLIPVTALRDGTALIAEDGRVAALALSIGIRGRTMVEVTGGLAPDRPVIASPPAGLKPGDRVRVK, from the coding sequence ATGACCAGACGCCTGCTCCGCCAAATCCCGCTGCTGCTGATCCTTCTGGGCATCGCCGCCGCCGGTGTCTGGTGGTGGTGGCGAATGTCGGCGCCCGAGGTGGCTCTGGCATTGCCCAGGCGCGGCCCGGCGGTGGAGGCCATCTACGCCACCGGCACGGTGGAGGCCGAGAAATGGGCGCGCATCGCCCCCGTCTCGCCCGGGCGCATCGCCGAGATTCTGGCCTTGGAGGGCGACAGCGTGAAGGAGGGCCAGCCCCTGGCCCGCCTGGACGACCGCGAGGCCCGGGCCAGGATCGCCGAACTGGAGGCCAAGGCCGCCTATTGGCGGGAAGAGATGAACCGCTCGGCGGCGCTGACCGAACGGGGCTACCGCTCCACCGAAGCGACCCAGAAGGCGCGCAGCGAATTCAACCAGATCACCGCCGCCATCAACGCCGCGCGCCAGAAGCGCTCGGACCTGCTGGTCACCTCGCCCATGGACGGCGTGGTCCTGAAGCGCGACGGCGAAGTGGGCGAACTGGCCGAGGTCAAGGATGCCCTGTTCTGGGTCGGCGCGCCCCACCCCCTTCGCATCACCGCCGAGGTGGACGAGGAGGACATCGCCCGGGTCAGGATCGGCCAGAAGGTGCTGATCAAGGCCGACGCCTTCGCCGAGCGGGTGCTGGAAGCCCGGGTCGACCGCATCACGCCCAAGGGCGATCCGGTCAACAAGACCTTCCGCGTCCGGGTAATGCTGCCCGACGACACGCCCCTGCTGGTGGGCATGACCACCGAGATCAACATCATCACCGCCGAGCACACCGACGCCCTGCTGATCCCGGTCACCGCGCTGCGGGACGGCACCGCGCTGATCGCGGAGGACGGCCGCGTCGCCGCCCTTGCCCTTTCCATCGGTATCCGCGGCCGCACCATGGTCGAGGTGACCGGCGGCCTGGCACCCGACCGGCCGGTGATCGCCTCGCCCCCCGCCGGCTTAAAGCCCGGCGACCGCGTCCGGGTGAAATAG
- the bioD gene encoding dethiobiotin synthase has product MRGVFVTGTDTDVGKTLVSAWLAQHWAADYWKPVQTGSTQGSDFDSVARLAPAARIHPSGVVLAAPLSPHEAARREKTRIDLTSLVPPATDRPLVVEGAGGVMVPINEVALMIDLMERLALPAIVVARSGLGTINHTLMTLEMLRRRRVPILGVVMNGQKNPANREAIEHFGAIRVLAEIEALPAVTAATIAGLPPPTFCCPGEP; this is encoded by the coding sequence ATGAGGGGCGTCTTCGTTACCGGCACCGACACCGACGTGGGCAAGACCCTGGTCTCGGCCTGGCTGGCCCAGCACTGGGCCGCCGATTACTGGAAGCCCGTCCAGACCGGCTCGACCCAGGGCAGCGATTTCGACTCCGTCGCCCGGCTGGCGCCCGCCGCCCGCATCCATCCCTCGGGCGTCGTGCTGGCCGCGCCCCTGTCGCCCCACGAGGCGGCGCGGCGCGAGAAGACCCGCATCGATCTCACCTCCCTGGTGCCGCCCGCCACCGATCGGCCCCTGGTGGTAGAAGGCGCCGGCGGCGTCATGGTGCCCATCAACGAGGTGGCGCTGATGATCGACCTGATGGAGCGCCTCGCCCTGCCCGCCATCGTGGTGGCGCGGTCTGGCTTAGGGACCATCAACCACACCCTGATGACGCTGGAGATGCTTCGCCGTCGCCGGGTTCCCATCCTGGGCGTGGTGATGAACGGCCAGAAGAATCCCGCCAACCGCGAGGCTATCGAGCATTTCGGCGCCATCCGCGTGCTGGCCGAGATCGAGGCCCTGCCCGCCGTCACCGCCGCCACCATCGCCGGCCTGCCCCCGCCCACCTTTTGCTGTCCGGGTGAACCATGA
- a CDS encoding bacteriohemerythrin: MSSMSGMQDGQAEMDGEHRIQVGLIAALERALEAGASADEVRALVEQLLDFTDVHFMSEMVLMRFAAYPDIGGHETEHDRLMEQLRRIQAGFDLGDSDVMMAESQVLRHLLVEHIRTHDLLFSQFMSTQAAPA; this comes from the coding sequence ATGAGCTCAATGTCCGGTATGCAGGATGGTCAGGCGGAGATGGATGGCGAGCACCGCATCCAGGTGGGGCTGATCGCGGCCCTGGAACGCGCCCTGGAAGCCGGAGCCTCGGCCGACGAGGTCCGGGCGCTGGTGGAGCAACTACTGGACTTCACCGACGTGCATTTCATGTCGGAAATGGTGCTGATGCGCTTTGCCGCCTATCCCGACATCGGCGGCCACGAAACCGAGCACGACCGCCTGATGGAGCAGTTGCGCCGCATCCAGGCCGGATTCGACCTGGGCGATTCCGACGTGATGATGGCCGAATCCCAGGTGCTGCGGCATCTGCTGGTCGAGCATATCCGTACCCACGACCTGCTGTTCTCGCAATTCATGAGCACCCAGGCGGCACCGGCCTGA
- a CDS encoding methyltransferase domain-containing protein — MSRKKAIAGAFSAAAATYESAARAQVWAADALVERLGGLSAPISVLELGCGTGLLTRRLAAVLPKGSRILATDLSPAMVETARNALPDLSFAVMDAEAPHVAGPFDLIVSSLAAQWFADLPATLGRLSALLAPGGRLLLATLGAGTFAQWKDAHRALGLDSGVPDYPTADGPAAWLPGVRVESAPLTLDYADGRDFLQSLEALGAQTPKPGHRPLPPGQLRRIIRAMGNPCKITWDILLLDYRA, encoded by the coding sequence ATGAGCCGCAAGAAGGCCATCGCCGGGGCGTTTTCCGCCGCCGCCGCCACCTATGAGTCCGCCGCCCGCGCCCAGGTCTGGGCCGCCGACGCCCTGGTGGAGCGGCTGGGGGGGCTTTCGGCCCCGATCAGCGTGCTGGAGCTGGGCTGCGGCACCGGCCTGCTCACCCGCCGCCTGGCCGCCGTCCTGCCCAAGGGCTCGCGCATTCTCGCCACCGACCTCAGCCCGGCCATGGTCGAGACGGCCCGCAACGCCCTCCCCGACCTTTCCTTCGCGGTAATGGACGCCGAGGCCCCCCATGTGGCCGGGCCGTTCGACCTGATCGTTTCCTCCCTGGCGGCCCAGTGGTTCGCCGATCTGCCCGCCACCCTGGGGCGACTGTCCGCCCTGCTGGCCCCCGGCGGGCGGCTGCTGCTCGCCACCTTAGGCGCCGGCACCTTCGCCCAGTGGAAGGACGCGCACCGGGCGCTGGGCCTGGACTCCGGCGTGCCCGACTACCCCACGGCGGACGGACCGGCCGCCTGGCTGCCCGGCGTACGGGTGGAGTCGGCTCCTTTGACCCTGGACTATGCCGACGGGCGGGATTTCCTCCAATCGCTGGAGGCGCTGGGGGCCCAGACCCCAAAACCCGGCCATCGCCCGTTGCCGCCGGGGCAACTCCGGCGCATCATCAGGGCCATGGGCAATCCCTGCAAAATCACCTGGGACATCCTGCTGCTGGACTACCGCGCATGA
- a CDS encoding aminotransferase class I/II-fold pyridoxal phosphate-dependent enzyme, translated as MMGLDDSIGLFLDGLEQAGRKRVLRPVDPLPAGRVRVGGRELINFSSNDYLGLSRHPEVVERSRRWLNEFGAGSGASRLVTGHLAAMEALETKIARAKQTEAALILASGWQCNASVLPALLDKAVWGAEPLVFADKLIHASLHAGLELSGARRYRYRHDDFDHLESLLAAHAGKPGPRFIVTETVFSMDGDVTDMAALSALARRWDAFLYVDEAHATGVLGPQGFGLSPGMGAHMAMGTFSKGMGSFGAYVACSARLRDLLINRASGLIYATGLPPATLGAIDAALDLVPRLEGERTRLQLMARHLREGLRAAGLDTGPSACQIVPLILGDEQRTLGVAKALEARGLLGIAIRPPTVPPGTSRIRFALSAVHSDADIERLLAAIVECVEAAR; from the coding sequence ATGATGGGCCTGGACGACAGCATCGGACTCTTTCTCGACGGCCTGGAGCAGGCCGGGCGCAAGCGGGTTTTGCGTCCGGTCGATCCCCTGCCCGCTGGCCGGGTGCGCGTGGGCGGACGCGAGCTGATCAACTTTTCCTCCAACGACTATCTCGGCCTGTCGCGCCACCCGGAGGTGGTGGAACGCTCGCGGCGCTGGCTGAACGAATTCGGCGCCGGTTCGGGCGCCTCGCGCCTGGTTACCGGCCATCTCGCCGCCATGGAGGCGTTGGAGACCAAGATCGCCCGGGCCAAGCAGACCGAGGCCGCCCTGATCCTGGCCAGCGGCTGGCAGTGCAACGCCTCGGTGCTGCCCGCGCTGCTGGACAAGGCCGTGTGGGGGGCCGAGCCCCTGGTCTTCGCCGACAAGCTGATCCATGCCAGCCTGCATGCCGGGCTGGAGCTGTCGGGGGCGCGGCGCTACCGCTATCGCCACGACGATTTCGACCACCTGGAAAGCCTGCTGGCCGCCCACGCCGGCAAGCCCGGTCCGCGCTTCATCGTCACCGAGACGGTGTTCTCCATGGACGGCGACGTCACCGACATGGCGGCCCTGTCCGCCCTGGCCCGGCGCTGGGACGCCTTTCTCTACGTGGACGAGGCCCACGCCACCGGCGTGCTGGGGCCCCAGGGCTTCGGGCTGTCGCCGGGCATGGGCGCCCACATGGCCATGGGCACCTTCTCCAAGGGCATGGGCAGCTTCGGCGCCTATGTGGCCTGCTCGGCCCGCCTGCGGGACTTGCTGATCAACCGCGCCTCGGGGTTGATCTACGCCACCGGCCTGCCGCCGGCCACCCTGGGCGCCATCGACGCCGCCCTGGATCTGGTGCCGCGCCTGGAAGGCGAGCGCACCCGCCTGCAGCTGATGGCCCGGCATCTGCGCGAGGGGTTGCGGGCGGCGGGGTTGGATACCGGCCCCTCGGCCTGCCAGATCGTGCCGTTGATCCTCGGCGACGAGCAGCGCACCCTTGGCGTTGCCAAGGCGCTCGAGGCGCGCGGCCTGCTGGGCATCGCCATCCGTCCGCCCACCGTGCCGCCGGGCACCAGCCGCATCCGCTTCGCCCTGTCGGCGGTCCATTCCGATGCCGACATCGAGCGGCTGCTGGCCGCCATCGTCGAATGCGTGGAGGCGGCACGGTGA
- the pcaF gene encoding 3-oxoadipyl-CoA thiolase, whose product MTEALICDYTRTPIGRYAGVLSGVRTDDLAAHPIKALMARHAGLDWNLLDEVAMGCANQAGEDNRNVARMALLLAGLPYSIGGTTLNRLCGSGMDAVGYAARAIMTGEAELMIAGGVESMSRAPFVMNKADSAFSRDARIYDTTIGWRFVNAQMEKAFGTDSMPETAENVAEQFKIARDDQDAFALRSQAKASAAQKNGRLALEISPVTLPARKGDPVVVSNDEHPRETTIEALAKLKAPFRAGGSITAGNASGVNDGAAALLIASPAAAKAHGLTPIARILGMAAAGVEPRIMGIGPVPATNKLLARLGLTLADMDVMEFNEAFAAQALACTRALGLADDDQRVNPNGGAIALGHPLGMTGARIVGTAALQLAQTGGKRALATMCIGVGQGIAMVIEKV is encoded by the coding sequence ATGACCGAAGCGCTGATCTGCGACTACACCCGCACCCCCATCGGCCGCTATGCGGGCGTGCTTTCGGGCGTGCGCACCGACGACCTGGCCGCCCACCCCATCAAGGCGCTGATGGCCCGCCATGCCGGGCTGGACTGGAACCTGCTGGATGAGGTCGCAATGGGCTGCGCCAACCAGGCGGGCGAGGACAACCGCAACGTGGCGCGCATGGCGCTGCTGCTGGCCGGCCTGCCCTATTCCATCGGCGGCACCACCTTGAACCGCCTGTGCGGGTCGGGCATGGACGCGGTGGGCTACGCGGCGCGGGCCATCATGACCGGCGAGGCCGAGCTGATGATCGCCGGCGGCGTGGAAAGCATGAGCCGCGCCCCCTTCGTCATGAACAAGGCCGACAGCGCCTTCTCGCGCGACGCCCGCATCTACGACACCACCATCGGCTGGCGCTTCGTCAATGCCCAGATGGAGAAGGCGTTTGGGACGGATTCCATGCCGGAAACCGCCGAGAACGTGGCCGAGCAGTTCAAGATTGCCCGCGACGACCAGGATGCCTTCGCGCTTCGCTCCCAGGCCAAGGCCTCGGCGGCGCAGAAGAACGGCCGGCTGGCCCTGGAGATCTCCCCCGTCACGCTTCCCGCCCGCAAGGGCGACCCGGTGGTGGTGAGCAATGACGAGCACCCGCGCGAGACCACCATCGAGGCCCTGGCCAAGCTGAAGGCGCCGTTCCGCGCTGGCGGCTCCATCACCGCGGGCAACGCATCCGGCGTCAACGATGGCGCGGCGGCCCTGCTGATCGCCTCGCCCGCCGCCGCCAAGGCCCACGGGCTGACCCCCATCGCCCGCATCCTGGGCATGGCTGCCGCCGGCGTCGAGCCGCGCATCATGGGCATCGGCCCGGTGCCGGCCACCAACAAGCTGCTGGCCCGCCTGGGCCTGACCCTGGCCGACATGGACGTCATGGAGTTCAACGAGGCCTTCGCCGCCCAGGCCCTGGCCTGCACGCGGGCGCTGGGCCTCGCCGACGACGACCAGCGCGTCAATCCCAACGGCGGCGCCATCGCGCTCGGTCATCCGCTGGGCATGACCGGGGCGCGCATCGTCGGCACCGCCGCGCTGCAACTGGCCCAGACCGGCGGCAAGCGGGCTCTGGCCACCATGTGCATCGGCGTCGGCCAGGGCATCGCCATGGTCATCGAGAAAGTTTAA